In one window of Fodinibius salicampi DNA:
- a CDS encoding HTTM domain-containing protein yields MIPESVKKYITPQVSIAPLAVFRFLFGFIMLVSIIRFTLKGWIYELYVEPDYFFTYYGFDWVTPLGETGMYLLFFVMGLAALSVMLGYYYRFGIILFFLCFTYVELIDKTNYLNHYYFVSIISFLLMWVPAHHSFSLDVLRKPSLRKEYVPAWTVNIFKLQLGLVYFFAGAAKLNPDWLVNAMPMRIWLPANADLPIIGPLLEYTSTAYIFSWAGAVYDLTIAFFLLWKPTRIFAYITVIIFHMMTYFLFQIGMFPFIMILCTLIFFSADFHQKIIGAISGLRKLLPFSVPNSEPTPKKSEEFQLSKNSTNVIGGILIIHFILQLLVPLRFALYPGHLFWTEQGYRFSWRVMLMEKAGHITFNVTDPATDRQWQVRNYKYLTPNQEKMMSTQPDMILQFAHYLEDEYQKQGINDIKITAESYVTLNGRRSQPMINSDVDLTNQDRGFTHKDWILPFNENQQNWFRSLQ; encoded by the coding sequence ATGATTCCCGAATCGGTAAAAAAGTATATTACGCCGCAAGTATCAATCGCACCCCTGGCGGTTTTCCGATTCCTCTTCGGATTCATCATGCTGGTGAGCATCATCCGCTTTACACTTAAAGGGTGGATTTATGAGCTTTATGTAGAACCAGACTATTTTTTCACCTACTATGGCTTCGACTGGGTCACCCCGCTGGGCGAAACGGGGATGTACCTGCTCTTTTTTGTAATGGGACTCGCAGCCCTGTCGGTCATGCTGGGCTACTATTACCGCTTTGGAATCATCCTTTTTTTTCTGTGCTTTACCTATGTCGAGCTCATTGACAAAACCAACTATCTCAACCACTATTATTTTGTAAGCATTATTAGTTTTTTGCTGATGTGGGTCCCGGCCCACCACAGCTTCTCACTCGATGTACTCCGCAAGCCATCCCTACGCAAAGAATACGTACCGGCCTGGACGGTTAACATCTTTAAACTGCAACTGGGACTTGTTTACTTTTTTGCCGGGGCGGCCAAACTCAATCCAGACTGGCTGGTTAACGCCATGCCCATGCGAATCTGGCTCCCTGCCAACGCCGATCTCCCGATTATCGGTCCCCTGCTGGAATACACTTCTACCGCTTACATTTTCAGCTGGGCCGGAGCGGTTTATGACCTAACGATTGCCTTCTTTCTGCTCTGGAAGCCTACACGGATTTTCGCTTACATAACAGTCATCATCTTCCATATGATGACCTATTTCCTGTTCCAGATCGGCATGTTTCCCTTTATCATGATCTTGTGTACGCTCATTTTCTTCTCCGCCGATTTCCACCAAAAAATTATTGGGGCCATTTCCGGTTTAAGGAAGCTTCTGCCCTTTTCTGTTCCCAATTCTGAACCGACTCCCAAAAAAAGTGAAGAATTTCAGCTTAGTAAAAACAGTACAAATGTTATTGGCGGGATTTTGATTATTCACTTCATACTGCAGCTTTTAGTTCCGTTACGTTTTGCCCTTTATCCCGGCCACCTGTTCTGGACGGAGCAGGGATATCGTTTTTCGTGGCGCGTTATGCTAATGGAAAAAGCGGGACACATTACTTTTAACGTTACCGATCCTGCTACCGACCGTCAATGGCAGGTACGAAATTATAAATACCTGACACCCAACCAGGAAAAAATGATGTCTACTCAGCCCGATATGATTCTACAATTTGCCCATTACCTCGAAGATGAATATCAGAAACAAGGCATTAATGATATCAAAATTACTGCCGAAAGCTATGTGACGCTCAATGGTCGACGCAGTCAACCGATGATTAATTCTGATGTAGACCTAACGAATCAGGATCGCGGATTTACCCATAAAGACTGGATCCTTCCATTTAACGAAAATCAACAAAATTGGTTCAGAAGTCTGCAATAA
- a CDS encoding BamA/TamA family outer membrane protein, whose amino-acid sequence MVVRFFVIVSLFVLMGIHLAQGQQADSLEGSDAIVSALVPAVGYTSSAGLIGGLAYNRYNYLGDIKPFKSYLKSSALVSVKGLVEINGSYDRTRNFGKPIRSVTSIYFRRFPKDNFFEKGNESSFNSERWEEGYYHFESISFGLDIDLRRPIFNEGEKKKRLDLMGGIETSYYIPYINKEPSSFSEADPLGRQGGWLNFVKAGLDWENRDREFDPRRGNKAIFELRYAPELISKYGMGSIYLDMRQYFQLFNQVKIANRLEARHAFGDVPYWELSTMADDASNVLRGYAMNRFRGNSSVAYTLELRSWVVRFPDFYKMKLGLQLFTDTGRVFTEENDLNDLLKGYKKTVGFGGALSVLSPDFVLRGDIGFSEEGSRIYVGVGYLF is encoded by the coding sequence ATGGTCGTACGCTTTTTCGTTATCGTAAGCCTGTTTGTGTTGATGGGTATACATCTGGCACAAGGACAACAAGCCGATTCTCTTGAAGGATCGGATGCCATTGTTAGTGCCTTAGTGCCGGCAGTGGGATACACATCCAGTGCGGGTTTAATTGGGGGACTTGCGTACAATCGATATAACTATTTGGGTGACATCAAACCTTTTAAAAGCTATCTAAAATCTTCTGCCTTGGTTTCGGTAAAGGGATTAGTAGAAATTAATGGCAGTTATGACCGGACAAGAAACTTCGGAAAGCCAATTCGATCTGTGACGAGCATATACTTCCGTCGGTTTCCAAAGGATAATTTTTTTGAAAAGGGCAATGAATCAAGCTTTAATTCCGAACGTTGGGAGGAAGGATATTATCATTTTGAATCTATTTCTTTTGGCTTGGATATTGATTTACGTCGCCCGATATTCAATGAAGGTGAAAAGAAAAAGCGCCTGGACTTGATGGGAGGTATTGAAACCAGTTATTACATACCCTATATCAACAAGGAACCCTCTTCTTTTTCAGAGGCTGATCCTCTTGGCCGGCAGGGTGGGTGGCTTAATTTTGTAAAGGCCGGGTTGGATTGGGAAAACAGAGATCGTGAATTTGATCCACGCCGCGGCAATAAGGCTATCTTCGAATTACGCTATGCCCCAGAGCTTATTAGTAAATATGGCATGGGGAGTATTTATCTGGATATGAGGCAGTATTTTCAACTCTTCAATCAGGTTAAAATTGCAAACCGGTTGGAGGCGCGTCATGCATTCGGGGATGTACCTTATTGGGAGCTTTCGACGATGGCTGATGACGCCAGTAATGTATTGCGGGGATATGCCATGAATCGCTTCAGGGGCAATTCTTCTGTTGCCTATACATTAGAGCTTCGAAGTTGGGTAGTCCGATTCCCGGATTTTTATAAAATGAAATTAGGTCTTCAGCTTTTTACAGATACAGGGAGGGTTTTTACTGAAGAAAATGACCTTAATGATTTATTAAAAGGATATAAAAAAACAGTAGGGTTCGGAGGGGCATTGTCTGTGTTGAGTCCAGATTTTGTATTACGGGGAGATATTGGATTTTCTGAGGAGGGATCCAGGATTTATGTGGGGGTAGGATATCTTTTTTAG
- the ftsZ gene encoding cell division protein FtsZ: MSNLNSRFSFDIDSQDNAKIKVIGVGGGGGNAVNNMIHKGLTSVEYIALNTDAQALKNSMADVTIQVGANLTNGLGAGARPEIGREAVEENRHEIEEAIEGADMIFVTAGMGGGTGTGGAPVVSGIAKRKGILTVGIITTPFECEGPKRMKYAHEGITELKKNSDTVIVIPNERLMDIADEDTTLLEAFEEANQVLYNATRGISDLILMPGLINLDFADVRTTMLDGGAAIMGAANATGEDRAEIAAREAINSPLLDGVSIRGARNVLVNISSGANLGMKETTTATSIIQQEAGEDAEIILGTVLDESFDDELRVTVIATGFDLAENRNEARVAPNKKEANQSSQNKKSSKMDIPKASDVTGQSRYSSTNEPFYKGEKNLKHMDQPAIHRRGLKNVHSLNKKEEQEQDEQKASEQKQGDELLNNRRERIDKTDSDQPAFLRKIMD; this comes from the coding sequence ATGAGTAATCTTAATTCTCGTTTCAGTTTTGACATCGACAGTCAAGACAATGCGAAGATAAAAGTCATAGGTGTTGGTGGCGGCGGAGGTAATGCCGTCAACAACATGATTCATAAAGGTCTGACCAGCGTAGAATATATTGCGCTGAATACCGATGCACAGGCCCTCAAGAATAGCATGGCAGATGTTACCATCCAAGTGGGAGCAAATCTCACAAACGGACTGGGAGCCGGTGCACGACCGGAAATCGGTCGTGAAGCGGTAGAAGAAAACAGACACGAAATAGAAGAGGCTATCGAAGGAGCCGATATGATCTTTGTTACAGCCGGCATGGGTGGCGGTACAGGTACAGGAGGTGCTCCTGTTGTATCTGGAATTGCCAAACGTAAAGGTATACTTACGGTGGGTATTATCACAACCCCCTTTGAGTGTGAAGGGCCCAAGCGGATGAAGTATGCCCATGAAGGCATCACAGAGCTCAAAAAGAATAGCGATACTGTTATCGTTATTCCGAACGAGCGCCTGATGGATATTGCCGATGAGGATACGACACTGTTGGAGGCTTTTGAAGAAGCCAACCAAGTGCTCTATAACGCTACCCGAGGTATTTCAGATCTTATTCTGATGCCGGGGCTTATTAACCTCGACTTTGCAGATGTACGCACCACCATGCTCGACGGTGGAGCCGCCATCATGGGTGCCGCGAATGCTACGGGAGAAGATCGCGCCGAGATTGCTGCACGTGAAGCAATCAACTCTCCCCTACTCGATGGCGTAAGTATTCGGGGAGCCCGCAATGTATTGGTTAATATTTCATCCGGAGCTAATCTCGGGATGAAAGAAACCACTACGGCTACCAGCATCATTCAGCAAGAGGCCGGTGAAGATGCAGAGATCATTCTGGGTACCGTACTCGACGAGAGTTTTGATGACGAACTGCGCGTTACGGTTATTGCCACAGGATTTGATCTGGCCGAAAATCGTAATGAAGCTCGGGTTGCTCCTAATAAGAAGGAAGCCAATCAGTCTTCCCAAAATAAAAAATCAAGCAAAATGGATATCCCTAAAGCAAGTGATGTTACAGGGCAAAGCCGTTACTCCTCTACCAATGAACCTTTCTATAAGGGAGAGAAAAATTTAAAACACATGGATCAGCCGGCTATCCACCGCCGGGGACTCAAAAATGTGCACTCTCTTAATAAAAAGGAAGAGCAGGAGCAAGATGAACAAAAGGCAAGTGAACAGAAACAAGGTGACGAATTACTAAATAACCGCCGTGAACGAATCGATAAAACGGATTCTGATCAGCCGGCTTTTCTCCGTAAAATTATGGATTAA
- a CDS encoding DUF4856 domain-containing protein, which yields MHRLTLTQLLFPALVLSLLISSCDVSNSDTDDPSITPPETYEFTRNGESTVAYPGQTDRLNMVEEMKAYIATAHNGETISEQALLDMFENTGGDGGGNFSFESEKQLKNKTFGPDLDNNLFEDIFADAADASENGSARIRAKDGIAGLLERENSGNDILVDEKGREFTQLVEKGLMGAVLYNQIFNEYLTDSKIGPNVENSETEEGANYTTKEHHFDEAFGYFNAPADFESDWADSRSDELRFWSKYSNGSDEQLGFNDTIMEAFIHGRTAIVNDNQGELDEQVDVLYENLELLAAATAVHYINSTLSHWNDGNQGEAFHALSEAWAFVNALKYSPNKTITLDQIDQILNSDFGENGNFWNVTPEGLNNAKSTLVDTYPDLESVQDQL from the coding sequence ATGCATCGTTTAACGCTGACCCAATTATTATTCCCAGCCCTGGTACTTAGCCTGCTAATATCTTCCTGTGATGTTAGTAATAGTGATACTGATGACCCTTCCATTACTCCTCCCGAAACCTATGAATTCACCCGTAACGGTGAATCAACCGTCGCCTACCCTGGTCAAACCGACCGTCTGAATATGGTTGAAGAAATGAAAGCATACATCGCAACGGCACACAACGGTGAAACCATTTCCGAACAAGCACTCCTCGATATGTTTGAAAATACCGGCGGAGATGGCGGTGGCAATTTCTCTTTTGAGTCTGAAAAACAACTCAAAAACAAAACCTTTGGCCCTGATCTGGATAACAATCTGTTTGAAGATATTTTTGCCGATGCTGCCGATGCCAGCGAAAACGGCAGCGCCCGTATTCGCGCAAAGGATGGAATTGCCGGACTCTTGGAACGCGAGAATAGCGGTAATGATATATTAGTTGACGAGAAAGGACGCGAATTTACCCAACTCGTAGAAAAAGGGCTGATGGGCGCTGTCTTATATAATCAAATTTTCAACGAATACCTGACCGATAGTAAAATTGGCCCCAACGTTGAAAACAGTGAAACCGAAGAAGGTGCCAATTACACCACCAAAGAACATCACTTTGATGAAGCATTCGGTTATTTTAACGCTCCCGCTGACTTTGAATCCGACTGGGCAGATTCTCGCTCCGATGAACTTCGATTCTGGAGCAAATACTCCAATGGATCTGATGAACAGCTTGGATTCAACGATACTATTATGGAAGCCTTTATTCATGGGCGCACTGCCATTGTCAATGACAACCAAGGCGAACTTGATGAACAAGTTGATGTATTATATGAAAATCTGGAGTTGCTGGCCGCAGCTACCGCCGTACATTATATAAACAGTACACTTTCACATTGGAATGACGGCAACCAGGGCGAAGCATTTCATGCACTTTCAGAAGCCTGGGCGTTTGTCAACGCACTTAAGTACAGTCCCAATAAAACCATTACGCTAGACCAAATCGACCAAATTCTGAATAGCGATTTCGGAGAAAATGGCAACTTCTGGAATGTTACTCCAGAGGGACTTAATAACGCTAAATCCACACTCGTAGATACCTACCCCGATCTCGAATCCGTTCAAGATCAACTGTAA
- a CDS encoding uroporphyrinogen-III synthase: protein MNQVVLLTAATEDTEQVRKTLGENDISVLHCPLEHYELIEENDTITETLYELDQFENIVHGSKRNAQFFIETVKKHGVLEEARQQLNLALDQVTADYLEEEGIPAIHPHAEGKAINLMEFMLRVRRIGDTLYPCGDKTAEDLPGLLRELDIPVQELVLFTLEGPGESKLEEFRKSVSEQEPTSVIFHSRRSVNRILAAFPDLHFQSMHIVTGDKAVTEKLEKEGIQTDEQAEGSWRSIIETIQ from the coding sequence ATGAATCAGGTTGTATTACTAACGGCTGCCACCGAAGATACCGAGCAGGTTAGAAAAACTTTAGGCGAAAACGATATTTCAGTTCTTCATTGCCCGTTGGAGCACTACGAACTTATTGAGGAGAATGATACCATAACCGAAACTTTATATGAACTGGACCAGTTCGAAAATATTGTCCATGGTAGCAAACGTAATGCTCAGTTTTTTATTGAGACGGTCAAAAAACATGGTGTACTTGAAGAGGCCCGTCAACAATTGAATTTAGCTCTTGATCAGGTTACGGCTGATTATCTGGAGGAAGAAGGTATTCCAGCTATTCATCCTCATGCAGAAGGTAAGGCCATTAACCTGATGGAATTTATGCTTAGGGTGCGACGTATAGGAGACACCCTTTATCCTTGCGGAGATAAAACGGCCGAAGACTTACCGGGGTTATTGAGGGAGCTTGATATCCCGGTGCAGGAGCTGGTGTTATTTACGTTGGAAGGACCAGGAGAAAGCAAGCTTGAAGAATTTCGAAAAAGCGTCAGCGAGCAAGAACCTACCTCAGTTATATTTCATTCCCGAAGATCGGTTAACCGAATATTGGCAGCTTTTCCAGACCTGCATTTTCAAAGTATGCATATCGTGACAGGAGATAAGGCAGTAACTGAAAAACTGGAAAAGGAAGGAATTCAAACCGATGAACAGGCAGAAGGGAGTTGGAGGTCAATCATTGAAACAATTCAGTGA
- a CDS encoding endonuclease MutS2 — protein sequence MHLFPQQLTEKIGFERIRSSAIENTRSPMAREQLSSMTPFSDPQLIQRLLKQTKEMMDLLQNDSAFPLNNLHDIREQLKKSRAENSVLPLPVFMEILEVSVTARRIKSYLNNREDYYPELKEVSIGLIPLKELENALQDVLNENGELRSDASPQLQSIRKRLNNKRNDLRNTINRAMSRVSKQGRASDEGPTIRNGRMVIPVQAEYKRKVKGFVHDVSSSGQTVYLEPVEALNINNEIRQLESEEQREIERILKELTATVRRHREHLRQNLEVLGTIDIIAAKAQLSIDLDGFVPVLSENNHLYLKEAYNPLLLLKNNGLPKNQQEKIVPLDMELEKDECCLVITGPNAGGKSVALKTLALCSLMMQCGFAIPARDSSEIPVFSNIFVDMGDDQSIENDLSTFSSRLEWMKHTLDHADEHSLILIDEAAAGTDPEEGGALFQSLIEQLIEQNAKVLVTTHHGSLKLFAHDHPQAVNGSMEFDQDTLSPTYRFKKGIPGSSYAFEIAERMQLQDTLLSRARNLLGEAKGEMETLISELEAKTQEAEELKQKYDELKAGTEKERHRYEEKRSAIEKEKKEIREKALQEAKHIMDSANKKIEEAVERIVQKGEKDKETIKQARKDVEEFREQVDDELESIEAEEAQPFQDSEERPKVGDRVRLQDANTTGELKEISGKQAVVSAGGLRLKTKYKNLIKVEDASKKKKNQKVKVNFVDGDRYKVVKPQLEIRGMRGREAIKEVQHYLDNALASGRNQVHIIHGKGEGILKGLVHEYLDNRKEVQSYEMAPIQQGGAGCTIVTFK from the coding sequence ATGCATCTATTTCCCCAACAATTAACAGAAAAGATTGGCTTTGAACGAATTCGATCTTCCGCAATTGAGAATACGCGCTCTCCTATGGCTCGTGAGCAGCTTTCTTCGATGACCCCCTTTTCGGATCCACAACTTATACAGCGGCTTCTCAAACAAACCAAGGAAATGATGGATCTGCTTCAAAATGATTCGGCATTTCCATTGAATAACCTCCATGATATTCGGGAGCAGCTAAAGAAGTCGCGCGCCGAAAATAGCGTACTTCCCCTCCCCGTTTTTATGGAAATACTTGAAGTTTCTGTTACTGCCCGGCGTATTAAATCATACTTGAATAACCGAGAAGATTACTATCCTGAGCTCAAAGAAGTTTCAATTGGACTCATACCACTAAAAGAATTGGAGAATGCTCTTCAAGATGTCCTAAATGAAAACGGAGAGCTTCGCAGTGATGCTAGTCCACAGCTACAATCTATTCGCAAACGGTTAAATAATAAACGCAATGATCTTCGCAATACTATTAATCGCGCAATGAGCCGCGTTTCCAAGCAGGGTCGTGCCTCTGATGAAGGTCCCACTATCCGCAACGGCCGCATGGTTATCCCTGTACAAGCGGAATACAAACGCAAGGTAAAAGGATTTGTTCATGATGTCTCATCCTCGGGCCAAACCGTTTACCTGGAACCAGTGGAAGCGCTGAATATAAATAACGAAATTCGTCAGTTGGAGTCAGAAGAACAGCGGGAAATCGAACGTATCCTTAAAGAACTTACTGCTACCGTTCGTCGGCATCGGGAACATCTCCGGCAAAACCTGGAAGTACTTGGTACTATAGACATTATTGCAGCCAAGGCACAGCTTAGTATAGATTTGGATGGATTCGTTCCGGTCCTCTCAGAAAATAATCATCTCTATTTAAAGGAAGCCTACAATCCGCTGCTATTGTTAAAAAATAATGGACTTCCCAAAAACCAGCAGGAGAAAATTGTCCCACTGGATATGGAACTGGAAAAAGATGAGTGCTGCCTGGTCATTACGGGCCCCAATGCCGGCGGTAAATCCGTAGCCCTAAAAACGCTAGCTCTCTGTAGCCTTATGATGCAGTGTGGCTTTGCCATTCCTGCGCGGGACAGTTCCGAAATTCCTGTCTTTAGTAATATCTTTGTAGATATGGGTGACGACCAATCTATTGAGAACGACCTAAGTACCTTTTCATCGCGTCTTGAATGGATGAAACATACTCTTGATCATGCGGATGAACACAGCCTGATTCTTATTGATGAGGCCGCAGCCGGGACCGATCCCGAAGAAGGAGGAGCGCTGTTTCAGTCTTTAATCGAGCAGCTTATTGAACAAAATGCCAAAGTACTGGTAACCACTCATCACGGATCACTGAAACTTTTTGCCCATGATCATCCTCAGGCCGTTAACGGATCAATGGAATTTGACCAGGATACGCTTTCTCCTACTTACCGCTTTAAAAAGGGCATACCGGGTAGCAGTTACGCTTTTGAAATAGCGGAACGCATGCAGCTGCAGGATACGCTGCTTAGCCGTGCCCGGAATCTACTGGGGGAGGCCAAAGGCGAAATGGAAACACTAATTTCTGAACTGGAGGCCAAAACGCAGGAGGCCGAAGAACTGAAACAGAAATATGACGAGCTGAAAGCCGGCACTGAGAAAGAACGACATCGTTATGAAGAAAAGAGATCAGCTATTGAGAAAGAGAAGAAGGAAATCCGCGAAAAAGCCCTCCAGGAGGCCAAACATATTATGGACTCCGCCAATAAAAAAATTGAAGAGGCGGTAGAACGGATTGTACAAAAAGGGGAAAAAGACAAAGAGACAATCAAACAGGCACGAAAAGATGTTGAAGAATTCAGGGAGCAGGTAGATGACGAACTGGAATCTATAGAAGCAGAAGAAGCGCAACCATTTCAGGACTCCGAAGAACGACCAAAGGTAGGCGACCGGGTACGATTGCAAGACGCAAATACCACGGGAGAGCTAAAGGAAATTAGCGGGAAACAGGCAGTAGTCTCCGCCGGAGGACTTCGACTTAAAACAAAATACAAGAACCTGATTAAGGTAGAAGATGCTTCTAAGAAAAAAAAGAATCAAAAAGTTAAAGTTAATTTTGTAGACGGCGACCGTTACAAAGTAGTGAAACCCCAGTTAGAAATTCGGGGCATGCGGGGACGAGAAGCCATAAAAGAAGTACAGCATTATTTGGATAATGCTCTCGCCTCAGGACGAAATCAGGTTCACATCATCCATGGGAAAGGGGAAGGAATTTTAAAAGGACTTGTACATGAATACCTGGATAATCGCAAAGAAGTCCAAAGTTATGAAATGGCTCCTATCCAACAAGGCGGGGCTGGCTGTACTATCGTTACATTCAAATAA
- a CDS encoding imelysin family protein yields MMIHSRITYFSAILMLSLSFAACSNSTSPDEQDNSDRSEMLNNYGNNIILPAFEEIQTAVKELQVAAQDFENERTLEQLENLQVALKDARIAWQDVSPFQFGPAESILLRSSINTYPVDDNEINDNISSGDYSFGGIDNQDIAGLPTLGYLLHGVGESNEEILAMYTTDAEAENRMTYLLDNITFVKDKIDTATSEWQSSGGDYIGMFLSQENAGTDAGSSLGMLINHYVRHYERFLRDGKIGIPAGVRSAGNPRPKAVEAYYGGYSVELAIANLNQIEQIFAGAGGKGLDDNLVSINNRVDFDTEELTSDIKSQIGDAQSALEQLSDPLSQQIENNNEAVLTSFEELHALVSMLKADMTSALGITITYQDNDGD; encoded by the coding sequence ATGATGATACACTCAAGAATCACTTATTTTTCCGCTATACTGATGCTCTCGCTATCATTTGCAGCATGTAGTAACAGTACATCTCCGGATGAACAAGATAATTCCGACCGGTCCGAGATGCTCAACAACTACGGTAACAATATTATTCTACCTGCCTTTGAGGAAATACAAACCGCTGTCAAGGAATTACAGGTTGCAGCTCAAGATTTTGAAAACGAACGCACCCTTGAACAACTGGAAAATCTACAAGTAGCTTTAAAAGACGCTCGAATAGCCTGGCAGGATGTCAGCCCTTTTCAATTTGGCCCGGCAGAATCCATTCTGCTGCGATCATCTATCAACACCTATCCGGTTGACGACAATGAAATAAATGACAATATCTCTTCCGGTGATTATTCTTTTGGTGGTATCGATAACCAGGATATAGCGGGACTCCCCACCCTGGGATACTTACTCCACGGCGTGGGCGAGAGCAATGAAGAAATTCTGGCCATGTATACAACCGATGCCGAGGCCGAAAATCGCATGACTTACCTGCTCGACAATATCACTTTTGTAAAAGATAAAATCGATACGGCCACCAGCGAATGGCAGTCCTCTGGCGGCGACTATATCGGAATGTTTTTAAGCCAGGAAAACGCCGGTACTGATGCGGGAAGCTCACTAGGTATGCTTATTAATCACTATGTGCGCCATTACGAGCGATTCCTGCGCGACGGCAAAATAGGAATCCCTGCAGGAGTACGCAGTGCCGGTAATCCACGCCCAAAAGCCGTTGAAGCCTATTATGGTGGATATTCAGTGGAACTGGCGATTGCAAACCTAAATCAAATAGAGCAAATTTTTGCAGGGGCTGGTGGCAAAGGCTTGGATGACAACCTTGTCTCTATTAATAATAGGGTAGATTTTGATACGGAAGAGCTTACTAGTGATATCAAGTCGCAGATTGGAGATGCTCAGTCGGCACTTGAACAGCTCAGCGATCCGCTTTCGCAACAAATCGAAAATAATAATGAAGCGGTGTTAACTTCTTTTGAAGAACTTCACGCCCTCGTTTCAATGCTGAAAGCTGATATGACTTCAGCACTGGGTATTACAATTACATACCAAGACAACGACGGTGACTAA
- a CDS encoding carboxymuconolactone decarboxylase family protein yields MVKKENNRLDDFRKARAEGNEKVMEANHLGLKRFFNLDTNAYKDGALPGKTKELLGLTASAVLRCNDCIDYHLEQCTKAGYTKKEIVDAMNVALVVGGSIVIPHLRHAMETLELLDQEGSLKEKG; encoded by the coding sequence ATGGTCAAAAAAGAAAATAACCGATTAGATGATTTTCGCAAAGCCCGAGCCGAGGGGAATGAAAAGGTAATGGAAGCCAATCACCTTGGACTCAAACGCTTTTTTAATCTTGATACCAATGCCTATAAGGATGGGGCCCTGCCAGGTAAGACAAAAGAGCTGCTGGGATTAACCGCCTCTGCAGTACTGCGTTGCAATGATTGTATTGATTACCATCTGGAACAGTGCACCAAGGCTGGTTATACAAAAAAAGAAATAGTAGATGCGATGAATGTTGCCCTTGTCGTAGGCGGCAGTATAGTAATCCCACATTTACGTCACGCCATGGAAACACTTGAATTGTTGGACCAGGAAGGGAGTCTAAAAGAGAAAGGGTAA